DNA sequence from the Falco biarmicus isolate bFalBia1 chromosome 5, bFalBia1.pri, whole genome shotgun sequence genome:
GGCCAGGAGGTGCCGGTGCGTCTCCCAGCCAGCGGCCGTCAGCCCTGCGGGACAATGACGTCACAGGATGACACATGTGCCACCACACGCCACCAGGTGTGAGGTCACATGGTGACACGTAGCAACAGGCACAGCAGGGTCACGGGGTGACATGTGATGACACAGGGTGGTGGCACATGACACACATGACGTGATGTCACTGGGGGGGGCTTGGAGGTCACACGCATGATGTCACAAGGGCATCCAACGACAGGTGGGACCCAGATAGTGACATGTGATGATAGCAGAGGTGACAATGTGTGACATCACAAGGATGCACGCTGCCACATGTCATGACAAGCAACACAGTGATGACATGTGATGACACGCAATGATGACACGCGTGATGACACGTACCACGCAGGAAGGCGGGGCCAAGCGTGCGCCACAGGCGGGAGCTCTCAGCCACGACTCCCCACGGCACCATTCCCGGCGCTGCGGGGGAGGGACACCCCGTTACTGCCCCATGGACCCCAAAACCTCCCAGGGTCCCCCCAAATCCCTCCAAGACCCCCTGAAACTCCCCCAGGGACCACAGAACCCCCAAGGAACCCCCTAAACGGTCCCTAGTGTACCCCCAAATGCCAACACCCCCCACTGTGCCCCCAAACCACCCCAGGGCCCCCAAAACCCCTGCGGAGACCCTCCAAACTGAGACCAGACACCCCCAAACCACCCCAGAGACCCCCAAACACTTCCAGGAACCCCAAAATCCACCCAGGgtccccccaacccccccaaaaccctcCAGGGACCCCCAAACCCCTCCTAGGGATCCCAGACTCCCCCCCAAGAAACCCTCTAAACCGTTCCTAGGGGACTCCCAAAAGCACCCCAGGGTACCCCCCAAACTCCTCTAGGGACCCCAAACCCCTCCCCAAGACACCCAAAAACCCTCCAAACCACCCCAGGGACCACCCAGATCCTCCTGGGGACCCCAAGACCCCTCTAGGGCCACCCCAAAGCATCCCAGGGTCTCCCCAAATCCCCTAGACCCCAAAACCCCACCGGGGACTGCCCAAACCAACCCCTGACACCCCCAAACCACCTCAgggccccccagctcccccctaAACACCCCTAAACTGACCCCAGAGACCCCccaaacacttccagggaccCCAAAACCCATCCTGGGTCCCCCTAACCCACCCCCGCAAGACCCTTAAACCCCTCCAGGCAACCCCAAAATCCTCCTAATGACTCCAGACACCCCCAGGAACCCCCTAAACAGTTCCTAGGGATCCCCTCAAAGCATCCCAGGGTCCCCAAAAACCCCTCTAGTGACCCCCAACCCCCCCTCCCAGAACCCCCAGGACCCTCCAAACCACCCCAGGGACCCTCCTAGGCACCCAAAaacccctccagccctccctcAAACCAACCCCAGGACCCCCCAAAATGATAATAATCCCAGAGGCTCCCCCAAAGTCCCCCCTAGGACCCCCCAAACCACGCTAGCCCCCCTCAGACACCCTAGGgacccccaaaccccaccccAGAAACCCCCTAAACTCTACCTACGGtccccccaaacccctccaTGGCCCCCCCAAAGCATCCCAGGGTCCCCACACTCCCCCCCTAGGGACCCCAGATCCCCCAGGGCACCCCCCAGACAACTCACGGCAGTGGCGCAGGCGGCGTTGGAGCGGGCGCAgggcagcacccatgggtgcccccaGGGGCAGGTCAGggcccagcagctcctccagcagcagggccTGGGCACAGGCTCGCAGGGGGGTGTCAGGGGGGGGCCCCCTGCCGtaaccccacccccacccaccctaGTAGGGGGTGGGGGTCACCTGGATGGCTAGGTCCCTTCCTGGGTCCCTCCCAGGCACATGGGTCCCTGTGACCAGCCCCTCCCTGGGGTCCCCTAGGATACCCCAAACCCCAGATGCCTGGGTACCTGGgaacccacccacccacctggggagctgggacccacccccacccacctgGGTCCCTGGGATGCCCCCCAATCAACCCCAGACACCTGGAGCCCTGGGACCCCACCCCCCTCGCAAACTCAGACTCCTGGGTCCCTGGGAGCCCCCCACCCACCTAGGGCATCCTCTACTGAACCCCGGGTCCCTGGGACCCCCCCAACGACCCACCTAGGTCACTGGGACACCCTCCACCCAACCCCAGAAGCCTGGATCCCTGTGACTCCCGTTCACCCACCTGGGCCACTGGGACCCCCCTCCACCCAAACCTGAACATCTGCGTCTCTGGGATGCCCCCACCCAACCAACCCCAGGAGCCTGTGTCCCTGTGACCCCCCACACCCATACGACACGCCCTGGGACCCCCACCCAACCTACCTGGGTACCCCCCAGAAGCCTGGGTCCccgggacaccccccccccatgccACACATCCAGGGACCTCACCCACCCACCTGGGTCACCCCTGGATGCCTGGGTCCCCGGGACCCCCAcccaccctggggacacctgAGTTTCCCTCGGATCCCTGGGTCCccgggacccccacccccccccgggGCACCTGGGTCCCGGCTGGACACCTGGGTCCCgggacccccacccaccccGGGGACACCTGGGACCCCCCCAGACACCTGGGTCTCTgggaccccccacccacccagcaTGCAGGGGGGGTCCCACCTTGGGAGGGCCGCAGCACAATGATGTAATCCTCGGTGCCACATTCCAGCGCCTTCTTGAACTCTGCTTCGCTGCGGGGGAGTGGGGGGCGGGAAAGAGGGGAGACTCGGACACCGGGGTCCCCCCCTTCAGACGCTGAGGTTGTCCCCCCCTGGACACTGGGGTCCCCTCACCTCTTGACCAGCCGGTGCAAGGGGGCACCCAAATGGAGGTTCAGGCGGGTGCTGAAGCCTGCGGGGACAGCGGGTGACGTCAGAGTGACATCAGGGTGATGTCACAGGGTGACaccagacacagacacaaatgGGGGTGTACACAAAGTGATGTGGGGGGATGACACCAGGCGAGACCAGATGACACTGGTGACACCTGGTGATGCTGGGTGACATGGGGGTGACACTGGGTGGCAGTAGGGGACATCAGGGAGCACTGGGTGGCACCAGGTGGCATAGTGGGGTGACAACAGGTGACGCTGGCTGACTTAAGAGTAACACTGGACAACACTGGGTGACAGTGGAGCGACACTGGGGGTTGCTGGGTCACATGGAGATGACACCAGGTGACACTGGAATGATACCATGGGGTGCTGGGTCACATAATGCTGACACTGGGTGACGCAGAGATGACACCAGATGATGTGGGGGTGACACTGAACAACGCTGGGTGACAAGGGTGACACTGGGGGTTGCTGGGTCACATGCAGGTGACACTGGGTGACACCAGGCACCACTGGACAATGCTATATGACACAGGAGTGATACTGGGGGCGTGGGGTAACACAAAGGTGACACGTGGGTGATGCTGAGTGACATGGACAGCTGGGTGACACCAGGGGGTGCTGTGTGACATGAGGGTGACACCAAGCAACATTTGGCTGATGCTAGGTGACAAAGTGACACCAACTGACACAGGAAGTGACATGGGGTGACACCAGGTGACACTTGGCGACAGTGATGCTGGGTGACATAGAGGTGACACAGGGTAACACCAAGTGATGGCGGGGATGGCAGCAGGTGACACTGGGTGACACAGAGGGTGACATCAGATGACTGAGAGTAACACTGGGTGATGTGGGGTGACACCGGGTGACACAAGGGTGACCCAGTGGTTACACTGGAGAACATGTGGGGTGACATGGGGGTGACAATGAATTACATGGGGTGACATTGTGTGACATGGGGTGACATCAGGTGACACCTGGGGGTTAGCAGGGATGGGTGACCCACAAGGGGGGTGACACTAGGATACAAGGATGTGTGACACCAGGGCGGTGGACAGTGACAAAGGGTGGGTGACACCAAGAGGAGGGGGGCACGGAACAGAACAACAGTGAGGGATGATGGTGGGGTGACACCTGGTGGCTGTCAAGAGGTGGGTGACATGGGGAGGTGACATCGAGGGGGAATGTGACACAAGGGGAGAACGTGACACGACGGTGACACGACAGTGACACAACAGTGGGTGACACTGAAGGATGACACGAGCGTGCGTGACACCAAGGGGTAAcacaggggagggggggtggggggggtggggcggaggggggtgtgtgtgccaCCTAGTGGGTGTCAGAGGTGGGTGACATAGCAAGGTGACACTGAGGGGAAACGCAACACATGAGGGTGACACCAGTGTGGGTGACACCAAGGGGTAATACTGTGGGAGGGGCGTTGACACCGTGGCAAGGGGGTGACATCTGGGGGTGACACAGTGGTGGGTAACACCAAGCGATGACACCGGGGGGGGTGACACCAAGGGGTGACACTGGGGGAGAGGGGTGTGacacaggggcagggggtgacACCTGGTGGGTGCCAGGGGTGGGTGACATGCGGGGGTGAGTGACACAGGGGGTGACCCCAAGGTGCCTGTGACTCACCGGGCAGCAGGGGCTCACGGGGGTTGACATCCTCGGGGCTGGGGACGTTGATGACGCCTCCGTCCTCCCAAATGGGGCGGTGGGCCAAAGCCCCACCCCCCCGGACCACACCCCTCAAGGCCCCGCCCAGGGCGAGGCGCAGGCGGGGCCGGTTGAGGGTGGGCAGGCACAGGGCCCCCACCGCCCCCACGTTGGCACCCAGGTGGGTCACCAGCAGCAGCGTCACCACCAGCCCGGTCAGCCTGGGCCCCAAAAACTCCCATCAGCCCCTGGGGCACCCCCAAAATCCTATCAGTCCCTGCGGGAGGGGGGGAATCCCATTAGCACATGGGGCACCCCCAAAATCCCAtcacccgggggggggggggggggggggaactcCCATCAGCCCTGGGGGCAGGGGTGCAAAACCTCCCATGAGCCCCTGGGGGGGCCCCAAAAACTCCCAAGAGGTCCTGGGGGAGGAGAAACACCTCCCATCAGCCCCTGGGGGAGCCCCAACATCCCATCAGCCCCTGGGGGTGCAAAATGTCCCATCAACCccccgggggggtggggcacAATGTTCCATGAGCCTTTAGAGGATCCCAAAATCCCATCAGCCCCTGGGGGAGCCCCAACATCCCATCAGCCCCTGGGGGGGGCCAAAAACTCCCATCAGCCCCTGGGGGGCAAGCAAAATCCCATCAGCCCTGAAGCGGGAGGGAGAAAAGTCTCCCATCAGCCCTGGGGGATGGCCCAAAATGTCCCATCAGCCCCTTggcagggggggcggggggcagggcaAAAACTCCCATGAGCCTTTAGAGGACCCCAAAATATCCCTTCAGCCCCTGGGGCATCCCCAAAATCCCATCAGCCCCCTGGGTAGCAGCGTGTCAAAATGTCCCATCAGCCCCTGGGGGGGCTTCAAACTTGCCCAGGAGCCCCACACCCAAACCCCGCCCCCTCTCGCTAAGCCCCGCCCCCTCTCTTTGAGCCCCACCTCCCCATGAAGCACTAATCCCCTCCTGGAAACCCCGAGGCCCCACCCCCTCTCTTTAAGCCCTGCCTCCCCATGAAGCACTAATTCTCTCCCTGAGCATCCCAGAGGCCCCGCCCCCTTTCCCAGAGGCCACTCCCTCTTCCCAGCATGCCCCGGGGCTCACCATGGCCGCCCctccagcagtggcagcagcagcagtgccagcagcagcccccgccCCGTTCACCAGCGTCTCCTGCCCAGTCCCACCAGTACACACCAGTAACACCAGTAaccccacctcctgcctcccactgcccccAGTACAGCCCAGTTGCCCTCCCAGtccctccccactgcccctATCCCAGAccctcccagtgctcccagtacAGCAGTTGCCCTCCCAATTGCCCGCTATCCCCCTTGCAGTcccctcccagtgctcccagtacAACACAGCTGCCCTCTCAGTCCCTCCCAATTGCCCCCAATCCCCTGCCAGTCcctccccagtgctcccagtaacACCCAGTTGCCCTCCCAGTCCCACCCCATTACCCTCAGTTCTTCCCAGTGCCCCCCattcccctcccagccccttccaGTCCCTCGCAAAGATGTCCCAGTCCCCGATCAGTCTCTTCCAGTACTGTCCCAGTCTCTCCCAGTCCCCCCCAGTGATGGCCCGGTCCCACCAAGTTCCCCTCCCAGTCCCTCCCAGTGCCCACCTGGCTGCTGTCCTTGGCGGCCACGTCGGCCATGTTGTCCCTCCGCGCCTGGTGCACAGCCAGTGCTGCCCGCGTCGCCCCACCTGCCACTCCCACAATGCACTGCGGCAGGGGCACCTGCGTCACCCACTGCCTCCCAGTGTCTGCCAGTATCCCCCCAGTGCATTCCAGTGTCCTCCAGCATCACCCCCAGGATCCCCCCGGTGCCTCCCAGTATCCCCAAGTATCACCTGTCTCCCAATATCCCCTAGCATCACCCCAAAATCCCCACACTGCCTCCCATtatccccagcagcaccccagtATCCCACCAGTACCTCCCAGTATCACCC
Encoded proteins:
- the RUSF1 gene encoding LOW QUALITY PROTEIN: RUS family member 1 (The sequence of the model RefSeq protein was modified relative to this genomic sequence to represent the inferred CDS: deleted 2 bases in 2 codons), which produces MVGPEGGGTGTGWPAPPRVSPGPSAPPPLCRELWGPREAARYQGDSRGGLQRLVPPGACSHSGLRRAAARVLLPQGYPESVSPDYLQYQCWDALQALCSTLTGALATRAVLQAVGVGDSAATVTGATLTWVLRDGVGMVTRIAFAWLQGTRLDCEAKQWRLAADVLNDLALVLELLAPAWPPTGPALLTLAAAVKCIVGVAGGATRAALAVHQARRDNMADVAAKDSSQETLVNGAGLLLALLLLPLLEGRPWLTGLVVTLLLVTHLGANVGAVGALCLPTLNRPRLRLALGGALRGVVRGGGALAHRPIWEDGGVINVPSPEDVNPREPLLPGFSTRLNLHLGAPLHRLVKSEAEFKKALECGTEDYIIVLRPSQGWVGVGLRQGAPPDTPLRACAQALLLEELLGPDLPLGAPMGAALRPLQRRLRHCPPGMVPWGVVAESSRLWRTLGPAFLRGLTAAGWETHRHLLAPDEWQLEWAGSEGGASGKPCPSPHPQ